In Candidatus Dormiibacterota bacterium, one DNA window encodes the following:
- a CDS encoding 1-(5-phosphoribosyl)-5-[(5-phosphoribosylamino)methylideneamino] imidazole-4-carboxamide isomerase: protein MLIIPAIDLLGGRAVRLEQGDFNRVTDFGPNPVALARGYAAAGATWLHVVDLDGARLGQWCHLDVIAEMAAAAGVPVQAGGGARGLAQIEAALERGVARVIVGTAATESLARTASWAARFGPRLVFSLDTRESRVLTRGWRHASAEAPVALAEKLRDLGARRFIHTDIVRDGTLRGPDLSGLSAILPLGVPVLVAGGVATYADLEAIRDAGAEGAIVGRALLERRIELGLALTIAARKELVP, encoded by the coding sequence ATGCTGATCATTCCCGCGATCGACCTCCTCGGCGGGCGCGCGGTGCGGCTTGAGCAGGGCGATTTCAACCGGGTCACCGATTTTGGGCCTAACCCGGTCGCGCTCGCCCGCGGGTACGCCGCGGCCGGGGCCACCTGGCTGCACGTCGTGGACCTGGACGGCGCCCGCCTCGGTCAATGGTGCCACCTCGATGTCATCGCTGAAATGGCGGCGGCCGCCGGGGTGCCGGTGCAGGCGGGCGGTGGCGCTCGTGGCCTCGCCCAGATCGAGGCAGCCCTGGAGCGGGGGGTAGCGCGGGTGATCGTCGGCACGGCCGCGACGGAATCGCTCGCCCGCACGGCGTCATGGGCTGCCCGCTTCGGTCCACGCCTCGTCTTCAGTCTTGATACCCGTGAAAGTAGAGTCCTTACGCGGGGTTGGCGCCACGCCTCGGCGGAGGCCCCGGTCGCGCTCGCCGAGAAACTCAGGGACCTGGGCGCACGCCGCTTCATCCATACGGACATCGTCCGTGACGGGACACTGCGAGGCCCCGATCTCTCCGGCCTTTCCGCCATCCTTCCCCTGGGGGTTCCGGTCCTCGTCGCCGGTGGCGTCGCGACCTACGCCGACCTGGAGGCGATCCGGGATGCTGGGGCCGAGGGAGCGATCGTTGGGCGGGCGTTGCTCGAAAGAAGGATCGAACTCGGCCTCGCACTTACCATCGCGGCCCGGAAGGAACTGGTGCCCTAG
- a CDS encoding YerC/YecD family TrpR-related protein, producing the protein MLKRRRRIPTPRAKSGPPAETWITPATTDLFKAIAGLKSPEETERFFRDLCTIPELHTLAHRWEVAKLLDQGVHYADIAQRTGASTATITRINSWRRFGMGGYRLLLDRRKARAK; encoded by the coding sequence ATGCTAAAGCGGCGGCGCCGGATTCCGACCCCGCGAGCCAAGTCGGGTCCTCCCGCGGAAACCTGGATCACTCCCGCCACCACTGATCTCTTCAAGGCGATCGCCGGGTTGAAGTCGCCCGAGGAGACCGAGCGCTTCTTTCGCGACCTGTGCACCATCCCCGAGCTCCACACGCTCGCGCACCGCTGGGAGGTCGCCAAGCTCCTCGACCAGGGCGTTCATTACGCGGACATCGCGCAGCGCACCGGCGCCAGTACCGCCACCATCACCCGCATCAATTCCTGGCGGCGCTTTGGGATGGGCGGCTACCGGTTGCTGCTCGACCGGCGGAAGGCACGCGCGAAATGA
- the hisG gene encoding ATP phosphoribosyltransferase: MNGRSGLTDGRLRLAIPNKGRLAEPAIVLLREAGYHFEADDRRLFAPCENYPLDLLFVRAEDIPEYAGDGVVDLGITGSNLVEERGSPVTQCMALGFGHCRLGVAVPDERPFQRLSDLAGRRVATSHPRTTARFFKERNLSVELIEISGAVEITPLLGVADAIVDLVSTGSTLAVNGLRAIETILESEAQLISHPHLTPEKTERKRQLETMLASVIAARRKKYVMMNAPADALRLIKNVIPGMQSPTVMPLADPSMIAVHAVVDADAVWSLLGPLKAVGATSILVLPIEKLIP, translated from the coding sequence ATGAACGGCCGCTCGGGGCTTACCGATGGCCGGCTGCGCCTGGCCATCCCGAACAAGGGTCGCCTCGCCGAGCCGGCGATCGTGCTCTTGCGAGAGGCGGGCTATCACTTCGAGGCGGACGACCGGCGCCTGTTTGCGCCGTGCGAGAACTACCCACTCGACCTGCTGTTCGTGCGGGCCGAGGACATCCCCGAGTATGCGGGAGACGGCGTCGTCGACCTGGGCATCACCGGGTCGAATCTGGTCGAGGAGCGTGGCAGCCCGGTCACTCAGTGCATGGCCCTCGGGTTTGGCCACTGCCGGCTGGGCGTGGCCGTCCCCGACGAGCGACCGTTCCAGCGGCTCAGTGATCTCGCGGGCCGGCGCGTGGCCACCTCGCATCCCCGGACCACGGCGCGCTTCTTCAAGGAACGCAACCTCTCCGTCGAGCTGATCGAGATCAGCGGCGCGGTTGAGATTACCCCCTTGCTGGGCGTGGCGGACGCCATTGTCGACCTGGTCTCGACCGGCAGCACCCTGGCCGTCAACGGCCTGCGCGCCATCGAGACGATCCTCGAATCCGAAGCGCAGCTCATCAGCCATCCGCATCTGACGCCGGAAAAGACCGAGCGCAAGCGTCAGCTCGAGACGATGCTGGCCAGCGTGATCGCGGCTCGGCGCAAGAAGTACGTGATGATGAATGCGCCAGCCGATGCGCTCCGCCTGATCAAGAACGTGATCCCTGGGATGCAGTCGCCAACTGTGATGCCGCTGGCCGATCCGTCGATGATCGCGGTGCATGCCGTCGTGGACGCAGACGCGGTCTGGTCGCTGCTCGGTCCGCTCAAGGCGGTGGGGGCGACCTCGATCCTCGTGCTGCCGATCGAGAAGCTCATCCCATGA
- the hisD gene encoding histidinol dehydrogenase — MIAVDALPAPGTAAYRSLVNRAPVPESVREHTRALLLDVQRRGDAALLDLTERFDGVRLRQTRVPSEAMRAALDNLDRGLRSALEAAAANIEAVHSAQRFSEEPVDVVRGVRVWREWRPLLRVGIYVPGGRTVYPSSVLMLAIPARLAGCQEIVMCSPPQGDGQVAAVILAAAGLAGVTEVHVIGGAQAIAAMAYGTESIRRVDKIFGPGNAYVTAAKLAVFGEAAVDMPAGPSEILILTDGSVPAPWIAADLRAQAEHAPDARGVLVSTDAAIAADVRDLVDGDIADQVRVLTATDLDEAVGFANAFAAEHLTLACAEPERWLARISAAGSVFLGPYAPAAAGDYATGANHVLPTGGASRSFSALGVDAFGRTLQVQSLDRSGLAQLEPVVDAIAGAEQLTAHAQSVRARRNGSAVFTGPDGPRPRGAIVDMQPYEWEPPSARIASEAGVPEADVVRFDTNTSPWPGASLNELGALALNEYPDTSYTMLTSALAAYTGAEAETITVGAGADEILDLLAKAYVGAGDPVVLTRPTYAMFRIVSEMAGGRVDAIPGVGLDLDQDRFVQRSRHARLTWLCNPNNPTGELLPVAFIERLADASPGVVAVDEAYFEFSAVTAAGLIARFPNLVVIRTLSKAFGLAGVRVGYALAGPVIGAALRRVRPPGSISVVSEALGVQALRDLDGMRDRVSRIVASRDTLCREITGLDLPVHPSAANFLLVQTGDGAASWLLRRGLVVRTFPKGSALAGFIRITVRTAQENARLVDALSEWRAHAG; from the coding sequence ATGATCGCGGTGGACGCCCTCCCAGCGCCGGGGACCGCCGCCTACCGCTCGCTCGTCAACCGCGCACCGGTGCCCGAGAGCGTGCGGGAACACACGCGAGCGCTGCTGCTGGACGTCCAGCGACGGGGTGACGCAGCATTGCTCGATCTGACCGAGCGCTTCGACGGCGTGCGTCTTCGGCAGACGAGGGTCCCCAGCGAGGCCATGCGGGCCGCGCTGGACAACCTGGATCGCGGATTGCGAAGCGCGCTCGAGGCCGCCGCCGCGAACATCGAAGCGGTGCACAGTGCCCAGCGCTTCAGCGAGGAGCCGGTCGACGTCGTAAGAGGAGTGCGCGTCTGGCGCGAGTGGCGTCCGCTCCTCCGCGTCGGAATCTATGTACCGGGGGGGCGGACCGTCTACCCCTCCTCCGTGCTCATGCTCGCCATCCCCGCGCGCCTCGCCGGCTGCCAGGAGATCGTCATGTGCTCGCCCCCGCAAGGTGATGGGCAGGTTGCCGCCGTGATCCTGGCTGCCGCCGGACTCGCGGGCGTGACCGAGGTCCACGTGATCGGCGGCGCCCAGGCGATCGCGGCCATGGCCTACGGCACCGAGTCGATTCGCCGGGTGGACAAGATCTTTGGGCCCGGCAATGCCTACGTTACGGCGGCCAAGCTGGCGGTGTTCGGTGAGGCGGCGGTCGACATGCCGGCGGGACCGTCCGAGATCCTGATCCTGACCGATGGGTCGGTCCCCGCGCCGTGGATCGCGGCCGACCTGCGAGCCCAGGCGGAGCACGCGCCCGACGCGCGCGGCGTGCTGGTCAGCACCGATGCGGCCATCGCGGCTGATGTTCGCGACCTGGTGGACGGCGACATCGCCGACCAGGTCCGAGTGCTGACGGCGACGGACCTGGATGAGGCGGTTGGGTTCGCAAATGCCTTCGCGGCGGAGCACTTGACCCTCGCGTGCGCCGAGCCCGAGCGGTGGCTGGCTCGTATCTCGGCCGCCGGATCCGTATTTCTCGGACCCTATGCCCCCGCGGCGGCGGGCGATTATGCGACCGGGGCGAACCATGTGCTCCCGACGGGCGGCGCGAGCCGCTCCTTCAGCGCCCTTGGCGTCGACGCCTTTGGGCGCACGCTGCAGGTCCAGTCGCTCGACCGATCCGGCCTGGCCCAGCTCGAGCCCGTCGTCGACGCGATCGCCGGAGCCGAGCAGCTCACCGCCCATGCGCAATCCGTCCGCGCCCGGCGGAACGGCTCCGCCGTCTTCACGGGACCCGACGGTCCGCGGCCGCGCGGAGCAATCGTCGACATGCAGCCGTATGAGTGGGAGCCGCCGAGCGCGCGCATCGCGAGCGAGGCCGGCGTGCCCGAGGCCGACGTGGTGCGCTTCGACACCAACACGTCGCCCTGGCCGGGCGCGTCCCTGAACGAGCTGGGAGCGCTGGCGCTCAACGAATACCCCGACACCAGCTACACGATGCTCACCAGCGCGCTTGCGGCGTACACGGGGGCCGAGGCGGAGACGATCACCGTTGGTGCGGGTGCCGATGAGATCCTCGATCTGCTGGCAAAAGCCTACGTCGGCGCGGGCGATCCGGTCGTCCTCACGCGCCCCACGTATGCCATGTTTCGGATCGTCAGCGAGATGGCCGGCGGTCGCGTCGATGCGATCCCCGGGGTAGGACTGGACCTCGACCAGGACCGATTCGTGCAACGGTCACGCCACGCCCGCCTCACCTGGTTATGCAACCCGAACAATCCCACCGGCGAGCTACTGCCGGTCGCCTTCATTGAGCGGCTGGCGGATGCATCCCCCGGCGTGGTCGCGGTGGACGAGGCCTACTTCGAGTTTTCGGCCGTCACGGCCGCAGGGCTGATCGCGCGCTTTCCCAACCTGGTGGTGATCCGCACCCTGAGCAAGGCGTTCGGGCTGGCCGGCGTTCGGGTCGGGTACGCGCTCGCGGGGCCAGTGATCGGCGCCGCACTCCGCCGGGTCCGCCCACCCGGCAGCATCAGTGTCGTCTCCGAAGCGCTCGGCGTCCAGGCATTGCGCGACCTCGACGGGATGCGCGACCGCGTTTCCCGGATCGTCGCGAGCCGTGACACGCTGTGTCGCGAGATCACAGGTCTCGACCTGCCGGTGCATCCCTCGGCGGCGAACTTCCTCCTGGTCCAGACCGGCGATGGGGCCGCGTCATGGCTCCTGCGTCGTGGGCTCGTGGTGCGGACGTTCCCCAAGGGGTCAGCGCTCGCCGGAT